The Acidobacteriota bacterium genome has a window encoding:
- a CDS encoding Ppx/GppA family phosphatase → MILSAIDIGSNSIHQVVVETDREKPFRVLASAKEMVRLGRSAARDRRLSPAAMNRAIEALQKFRANAESHGAREILTTATSAVREATNQQEFIERVTKETGLHVELLSGIEEARMIALAVAMRMPQSNNCRALAIDIGGGSTELPVTQNGEPAVLISLKLGSVRLTEQLGASDPPSEKTLRRLRAELRAVIAQRAPEIKTVGFDVCYGTSGTIAALERVALQRHLKNPTAPGRAAKRSEASLSLKELRALNEELARLPLAERARVAGLNRARAEIIIAGGQLLEALMETLEVEQLTVCDWALREGVVIAHLTKRGATVTSTATRLERDPSLRGALALAAHYRADLKHAHRVAYLAQQLFDDLRSLHMLGGEHRRLLMAAAVLHDIGYLVSHTDHHKHSAYLIDNSELTGFTASEVAIIANVARYHRSTLPKPKHSYFAKLPAETRAVVRKLAAILRIADALDRDHEGRVRGVRAELDAKTARIFAISTRPSETTLWRMEERADLFEQEFGRRVELIAETNANATDG, encoded by the coding sequence ATGATCCTCTCTGCAATAGACATCGGCTCCAATTCGATTCACCAGGTCGTCGTCGAAACCGACCGTGAAAAACCTTTTCGTGTACTGGCGAGCGCCAAAGAGATGGTGCGCCTGGGCCGCAGCGCCGCGCGGGATCGCCGCCTTTCACCAGCCGCCATGAACCGGGCCATCGAGGCGTTGCAGAAATTCCGCGCGAACGCCGAGAGTCACGGCGCACGCGAAATCCTGACGACCGCCACCAGCGCCGTGCGCGAAGCGACCAACCAGCAGGAGTTCATCGAACGCGTCACCAAAGAAACCGGGCTGCACGTCGAATTGCTTTCCGGCATTGAGGAAGCCCGCATGATCGCGCTGGCCGTGGCGATGCGTATGCCGCAAAGCAATAACTGCCGCGCCCTGGCGATTGACATCGGCGGCGGCAGCACCGAACTGCCCGTCACGCAAAATGGCGAACCCGCCGTGCTGATCTCGCTCAAACTCGGCTCCGTGCGGCTGACCGAACAACTCGGCGCCAGCGATCCACCGAGCGAAAAAACTTTGCGCCGTTTGCGCGCCGAATTGCGCGCCGTCATTGCGCAACGCGCGCCTGAAATCAAAACGGTGGGTTTCGACGTTTGTTACGGCACCTCCGGCACGATTGCCGCGTTGGAGCGCGTCGCCTTGCAGCGCCACCTCAAAAATCCAACGGCCCCGGGCCGCGCCGCCAAACGCTCGGAAGCTTCGTTGAGTTTGAAAGAACTGCGCGCCTTGAATGAAGAACTCGCGCGCCTGCCGCTGGCCGAACGCGCGCGCGTGGCGGGCCTGAATCGCGCGCGCGCCGAAATCATCATCGCGGGCGGCCAATTGCTGGAAGCGCTGATGGAAACGCTGGAAGTCGAACAGTTGACCGTTTGTGACTGGGCGTTGCGCGAAGGCGTGGTCATCGCGCATCTGACCAAACGCGGCGCGACCGTGACCAGTACGGCCACGCGGCTCGAACGCGATCCCAGTTTGCGCGGCGCGTTGGCCCTGGCGGCGCATTACCGCGCCGACCTCAAACACGCGCACCGCGTCGCGTATTTAGCGCAACAGTTGTTCGACGATTTGCGCTCGTTGCACATGCTGGGCGGCGAACACCGGCGCCTGCTGATGGCGGCGGCGGTCTTGCACGACATCGGCTATCTGGTCTCGCATACGGATCATCACAAGCATTCGGCCTACTTGATTGATAACAGCGAACTGACCGGCTTCACCGCTTCCGAAGTCGCCATCATCGCCAACGTCGCGCGTTACCACCGCAGCACATTGCCCAAACCCAAGCATTCGTACTTTGCCAAGCTGCCCGCCGAAACGCGCGCCGTCGTGCGCAAGCTGGCCGCCATTTTGCGCATCGCCGACGCGCTCGACCGCGATCACGAGGGCCGCGTGCGGGGCGTGCGCGCCGAACTCGACGCCAAGACCGCGCGGATTTTTGCGATCTCCACGCGCCCCAGCGAAACCACGCTCTGGCGCATGGAAGAGCGCGCCGACCTCTTCGAGCAGGAGTTCGGACGGCGCGTCGAATTGATTGCCGAAACAAATGCCAATGCAACGGACGGTTAG
- a CDS encoding MFS transporter produces MNKQHKTFYGWFIVGTAFLFMMLIVGFATYGLPLFYPLWVKEFGWRRDQIIFGNTLSKIIVGPVLGFAAGWLLEKYGPKLVMLFGALSAAAAMLGFSLMGSTTALYGFFFFNALGYLCAGPLPNQVLLSHWFARLRGRVMGIAYVGIGVGGMLVPWIVRYFNQQYGWRGSLKALSLLFAAVMLLSLLIVRRRPADLGLFPDGDEKPLEPATPNALPAKLADIVKTRAFWLLAAGSVFSISAIGGVMQNLALYINDIIPKEQADLTRTTISSITLGASISGRIVMGLLADRFQKKYVMLITYFVVALSIPLLIFAKDYPALLYVFAVTFGFGLGADYMLIPLMAAECFGLGALSRVLGIIIMSDAVGEATLPTLVANIRETTGSYAGGFMLVTVLALLGAVAILSIKYRDGKPESRWQLEAQTKER; encoded by the coding sequence ATGAACAAACAACACAAAACCTTTTACGGCTGGTTTATCGTCGGCACGGCGTTTCTGTTCATGATGCTGATCGTCGGCTTTGCCACCTACGGCCTGCCGCTCTTCTATCCGCTCTGGGTCAAGGAATTCGGCTGGCGGCGCGATCAGATCATCTTCGGCAACACGCTCAGCAAAATCATCGTCGGGCCGGTGCTGGGTTTCGCCGCGGGCTGGCTGCTGGAAAAATACGGGCCGAAATTGGTGATGTTGTTTGGCGCGCTCAGCGCGGCGGCGGCCATGCTGGGTTTCAGCCTGATGGGTTCGACGACGGCGCTCTATGGCTTTTTCTTTTTCAACGCGCTGGGCTATCTGTGCGCCGGGCCGCTGCCCAATCAGGTGTTGCTGTCGCATTGGTTCGCGCGGTTGCGCGGGCGCGTGATGGGCATCGCTTACGTAGGCATCGGCGTCGGCGGCATGCTGGTGCCGTGGATCGTGCGTTACTTCAATCAGCAATACGGCTGGCGCGGGTCGCTCAAAGCCTTGAGCTTGTTATTTGCCGCCGTGATGCTGCTGTCGTTGTTGATCGTGCGGCGACGCCCGGCGGATTTGGGGCTGTTCCCCGATGGCGACGAAAAGCCGCTTGAACCCGCCACGCCGAATGCCCTGCCCGCCAAGCTGGCCGACATCGTTAAAACGCGCGCCTTCTGGTTGCTGGCCGCTGGCAGCGTCTTCAGCATCAGCGCCATTGGCGGCGTAATGCAAAACCTGGCGCTCTATATCAACGACATTATTCCCAAGGAGCAAGCCGACCTGACGCGCACGACCATTTCGAGCATCACGCTGGGCGCCAGTATTTCCGGGCGCATCGTGATGGGTTTGCTGGCGGATCGCTTTCAGAAAAAGTACGTGATGCTGATCACCTACTTCGTGGTCGCGCTTTCGATCCCGCTGCTGATCTTTGCCAAGGACTATCCGGCCCTGCTCTATGTTTTCGCTGTGACGTTCGGCTTTGGTTTGGGCGCGGATTACATGCTGATTCCGTTGATGGCGGCGGAATGTTTCGGGCTAGGCGCGCTCAGCCGCGTGCTGGGCATCATCATCATGAGCGATGCCGTGGGCGAAGCGACGCTGCCGACGTTGGTGGCCAACATCCGCGAGACCACCGGCAGTTATGCGGGCGGGTTTATGTTAGTCACGGTGTTGGCCTTGCTGGGCGCGGTGGCAATCCTTTCGATCAAATACCGCGACGGCAAACCGGAAAGCCGCTGGCAATTGGAAGCACAAACAAAGGAGCGTTGA
- a CDS encoding cupin domain-containing protein yields MLASVIFALGTGFGWLAAQRPVTQVNAQQPAPQAAPPAVGGYVHERDADVKKEGPAPHNGPGRSTGYSFFEKAPGFAQAFRKRVLHPGAAIGYHPQKEDEVYYILSGTGVMQMNGQEFPVAAGDAILTRPGSSHGLKQTGKDDLTLIITYEQKPR; encoded by the coding sequence ATGTTGGCAAGTGTGATCTTCGCGCTGGGAACCGGCTTTGGCTGGTTGGCGGCGCAACGACCCGTGACGCAGGTCAATGCCCAGCAACCGGCCCCACAAGCCGCGCCACCGGCTGTGGGCGGGTACGTGCACGAACGTGATGCCGACGTGAAGAAAGAAGGCCCCGCGCCGCACAATGGGCCGGGCCGTTCGACGGGCTACAGTTTTTTTGAGAAAGCGCCGGGTTTTGCGCAAGCCTTCCGCAAACGCGTGCTGCATCCGGGTGCGGCCATCGGTTATCACCCGCAAAAGGAAGACGAGGTTTACTATATCTTGAGCGGCACGGGCGTGATGCAAATGAACGGCCAGGAATTTCCGGTGGCGGCGGGCGATGCGATTCTGACGCGCCCCGGCAGTTCACACGGGTTAAAGCAAACCGGCAAGGATGATTTGACGCTGATCATCACCTACGAACAGAAGCCGCGTTAA
- a CDS encoding TetR/AcrR family transcriptional regulator: MTHQNILQAARALVEEHGFGNVTIEGIAARAGVGKTTIYRRWPNKASLVLDAFFEDDGPPLSFPDTGGVREDIRRQMRKFVKALKGPLGCKISMLLANGQFDEEMAEAFRTRWIKPRRAEARQVIQRGIERGEIRQEVDPEVLLDALYGPVYFRLLAEHAPLTQSYVDALVDLVLSGLDG; this comes from the coding sequence GTGACGCACCAGAATATCCTGCAAGCCGCGCGCGCGCTGGTGGAGGAGCACGGCTTTGGCAATGTGACGATTGAGGGCATTGCAGCGCGCGCGGGCGTGGGCAAAACGACGATCTATCGGCGCTGGCCGAATAAGGCGAGCCTCGTGCTGGACGCCTTTTTTGAAGACGACGGCCCGCCGCTTTCTTTCCCTGACACAGGCGGCGTGCGCGAAGACATCCGCCGCCAGATGCGCAAGTTCGTCAAGGCGCTCAAAGGGCCGTTGGGCTGTAAAATTTCCATGCTGCTGGCGAACGGGCAATTCGATGAAGAGATGGCCGAAGCCTTTCGCACGCGCTGGATCAAGCCGCGTCGCGCTGAAGCGCGCCAAGTCATTCAACGCGGCATTGAGCGCGGCGAAATCCGTCAGGAAGTTGATCCTGAAGTTTTGCTCGATGCGCTTTACGGCCCCGTCTACTTCCGCTTGCTGGCCGAACACGCGCCGTTGACGCAGAGTTATGTAGATGCGTTGGTGGATTTGGTGCTGAGCGGTTTGGATGGTTGA
- a CDS encoding SDR family oxidoreductase, whose amino-acid sequence MMSSKKIALVTGANKGIGYETARQLAAQGITVLLGARDEKRGSEAARKLQDEGLDVQFLPVDVNDTASQDNAAQFIAAKFGKLDILVNNAGVAKDFRVPASQGTLEQWRETFETNVFNLVALTQKLLPLVKKSDAGRIVNLTSILGSLTLNTDPQSPIAGSASSGTAYNASKAALNMFTVHLANELKGTAVKVNAAHPGWVKTDMGGAAAPLEVADGAKTSVRLATLPDDGPSGGYFYLGDTLPW is encoded by the coding sequence ATGATGAGTTCAAAAAAAATTGCTTTGGTGACGGGCGCGAACAAAGGCATTGGCTATGAAACCGCGCGCCAGTTGGCCGCGCAAGGCATCACCGTGCTGTTGGGCGCGCGCGACGAAAAGCGCGGCAGTGAAGCCGCCCGCAAACTGCAAGACGAAGGCTTGGACGTGCAGTTTCTGCCGGTGGACGTGAACGACACCGCTTCGCAGGACAATGCGGCCCAGTTCATCGCGGCTAAATTCGGCAAGCTGGACATCCTGGTCAACAACGCCGGCGTGGCCAAAGATTTCAGAGTGCCCGCTTCGCAAGGCACGCTGGAACAGTGGCGCGAGACGTTCGAGACCAATGTGTTCAATCTGGTTGCGCTGACCCAGAAGCTGCTGCCGTTGGTCAAAAAGAGCGACGCCGGGCGCATCGTCAATCTGACCAGCATTCTGGGTTCGCTGACGTTGAACACCGATCCACAATCGCCGATTGCCGGGTCGGCCAGTTCAGGCACGGCGTACAACGCCTCCAAAGCGGCGTTGAATATGTTCACCGTGCATCTGGCGAATGAATTGAAAGGCACTGCGGTCAAGGTGAATGCCGCGCATCCCGGCTGGGTGAAGACCGATATGGGTGGCGCAGCGGCTCCGCTGGAAGTCGCGGACGGCGCGAAAACTTCGGTGCGCTTGGCGACCTTGCCTGACGACGGGCCGAGCGGCGGCTACTTTTATTTGGGCGACACGCTGCCCTGGTAA